In Pseudomonas putida, a genomic segment contains:
- a CDS encoding polyhydroxyalkanoic acid system family protein, producing the protein MTQISVERKHSLGRDAARAKAEALVDKLAREYDLKATWNGDRVDVARSGASGSVHIFDDSIRVDLKLGMMLSIMGSSIKSEIERALDKALA; encoded by the coding sequence ATGACTCAGATCAGCGTCGAACGCAAACATTCCCTTGGCCGCGACGCCGCCCGCGCCAAGGCCGAGGCATTGGTGGACAAGCTGGCCCGTGAATACGACCTCAAGGCCACCTGGAACGGCGACCGCGTCGATGTGGCGCGCAGCGGTGCCAGCGGCAGCGTGCACATCTTCGACGACAGCATCCGCGTCGACCTCAAGCTGGGCATGATGCTGTCGATCATGGGCAGCAGCATCAAGAGCGAAATCGAGCGCGCGCTGGACAAAGCCCTGGCGTGA
- a CDS encoding ubiquinone biosynthesis accessory factor UbiJ: MLLAGLLASVEHGLNRVLRMDSTALPRLAALEGKVIEIDCRQPALQVFILPDEDGLMLAAHWEGEVHCSLSAPAGSLVQLAVAKDKTAVLHSPQVELHGDSAVLLDLFGVLQDLELDWEHELQRWLGPVATALLAGHVRLRARWTRQGLARFSQNLSEYLAEESRTLVGKRESEAAFSELDALKLDIERLEARLQRLSRHLDTSDNA, translated from the coding sequence ATGCTCCTGGCCGGGCTGCTCGCCAGCGTCGAGCATGGCCTGAACCGGGTCCTGCGCATGGACAGCACCGCCCTGCCGCGGCTGGCCGCGCTGGAAGGCAAGGTCATCGAGATCGACTGCCGCCAACCGGCCCTGCAGGTGTTCATCCTGCCCGATGAAGACGGCCTGATGCTCGCGGCCCACTGGGAGGGCGAGGTCCATTGCAGCCTCAGCGCCCCTGCTGGCAGCCTGGTGCAGTTGGCCGTGGCCAAGGACAAGACCGCCGTCCTGCACAGCCCGCAGGTCGAACTGCATGGCGACAGCGCCGTGCTGCTCGACCTGTTCGGCGTGCTGCAGGACCTGGAGCTGGACTGGGAACACGAACTGCAACGCTGGCTCGGCCCGGTCGCCACTGCGCTGCTGGCCGGCCACGTGCGCCTGCGCGCGCGCTGGACCCGCCAGGGCCTGGCGCGCTTCAGCCAGAACCTCTCCGAGTACCTGGCCGAAGAGTCCCGCACCCTGGTCGGAAAACGCGAAAGCGAAGCCGCCTTCAGCGAACTCGATGCCCTCAAGCTCGATATAGAACGCCTCGAGGCGCGCCTGCAGCGCCTCTCCCGCCACCTTGATACCAGCGATAACGCATGA
- the hslU gene encoding ATP-dependent protease ATPase subunit HslU, which translates to MSMTPREIVHELNRHIIGQDDAKRAVAIALRNRWRRMQLPVELRAEVTPKNILMIGPTGVGKTEIARRLAKLANAPFLKVEATKFTEVGYVGRDVESIIRDLADAALKMLREQEIVRVRHRAEDAAEDRILDALLPQARVTSFSEEAAQTSSDSNTRQLFRKRLREGQLDDKEIEIEVADSVGVEIAAPPGMEEMTNQLQSLFANMGKGKRKARKLKVKDALKMVRDEEASRLVNDEELKAKALEAVEQHGIVFIDEIDKVAKRGNVGGADVSREGVQRDLLPLIEGCTVNTKLGMVKTDHILFIASGAFHLSKPSDLVPELQGRLPIRVELKALTPEDFERILQEPHASLTEQYQALLKTEGLNIEFAEDGIKRLAEIAYQVNEKTENIGARRLHTLLERLLEEVSFSAGDLASAHDEAPIRIDAAYVNSHLGELAQNEDLSRYIL; encoded by the coding sequence ATGTCCATGACCCCCCGCGAGATCGTCCACGAACTCAACCGTCACATCATCGGCCAGGATGACGCCAAGCGCGCCGTCGCCATTGCCCTGCGCAACCGCTGGCGGCGCATGCAGCTGCCGGTCGAGCTGCGTGCCGAGGTCACCCCCAAGAACATCCTGATGATCGGCCCTACCGGCGTCGGCAAGACCGAGATCGCCCGTCGCCTGGCCAAGCTGGCCAATGCGCCGTTCCTCAAGGTCGAGGCGACCAAGTTCACCGAAGTGGGCTACGTTGGCCGCGACGTCGAGTCGATCATCCGCGACCTGGCCGATGCCGCGCTGAAGATGCTCCGCGAGCAGGAGATCGTCCGCGTGCGTCACCGCGCCGAAGACGCCGCCGAAGACCGCATCCTCGACGCCCTGCTGCCGCAGGCGCGGGTCACCAGCTTCAGCGAGGAAGCGGCGCAGACCAGCAGCGACTCCAACACCCGCCAGCTGTTCCGCAAGCGCCTGCGCGAAGGCCAACTGGATGACAAGGAAATCGAGATCGAAGTCGCCGACAGCGTTGGCGTGGAGATCGCCGCGCCGCCTGGCATGGAAGAGATGACCAACCAGCTGCAAAGCCTGTTCGCCAATATGGGCAAGGGCAAGCGCAAGGCGCGCAAGCTCAAGGTCAAGGACGCGCTGAAGATGGTCCGCGACGAAGAAGCCAGCCGCCTGGTCAACGACGAAGAGCTCAAGGCCAAGGCCCTGGAAGCGGTCGAGCAGCATGGCATCGTGTTCATCGACGAGATCGACAAGGTGGCCAAGCGTGGCAACGTCGGTGGCGCCGATGTGTCCCGCGAGGGCGTCCAGCGTGACCTGCTGCCGCTCATCGAAGGCTGCACCGTCAACACCAAGCTGGGCATGGTCAAGACCGACCACATTCTGTTCATCGCTTCCGGCGCGTTCCACCTGAGCAAGCCGAGCGACCTGGTGCCGGAGCTGCAGGGCCGCCTGCCGATTCGTGTCGAGCTCAAGGCCCTGACCCCGGAAGACTTCGAGCGCATCCTGCAAGAGCCGCACGCCTCGCTGACCGAGCAGTACCAGGCCTTGCTCAAGACCGAGGGTCTGAATATCGAGTTCGCCGAGGATGGCATCAAGCGCCTGGCCGAAATCGCCTACCAGGTCAATGAAAAGACCGAGAACATCGGTGCCCGCCGCCTGCACACCCTGCTCGAGCGTTTGCTCGAAGAGGTGTCGTTCAGTGCCGGTGACCTGGCCAGCGCCCACGACGAAGCACCGATCCGCATCGATGCCGCCTACGTGAACAGCCACCTGGGTGAGCTGGCGCAGAACGAAGACCTGTCGCGCTATATCCTGTAA
- a CDS encoding phasin family protein, with protein sequence MAGKKNTDKEGSSWVGGIEKYSRKIWLAGLGIYSKIDQDGSKLFDSLVKDGEKAEKQAKKTAEDVTEGAKASTTSRVSGVKDRALGKWSELEEAFDKRLNSAISRLGVPSRNEIKALHQQVDSLTKQIEKLTGASVTPISSRSAAAKPTGGKAAAKPLAKAAAKPAAKAAAAKPVAKSAAAKPAAKTAAAKPAAKTAAAKPVAKPAAAKPAAKAAAKPAAKPAAAKKPAVKKAPAKPVAAKPAAPAASAAPVASAAPAPSAAPESAATQA encoded by the coding sequence ATGGCTGGCAAGAAGAACACCGATAAAGAAGGCAGCTCCTGGGTCGGCGGGATCGAGAAGTACTCCCGCAAGATCTGGCTGGCGGGGCTGGGTATCTATTCGAAGATCGACCAGGACGGTTCGAAGTTGTTCGACTCCCTGGTGAAGGACGGCGAGAAAGCCGAGAAGCAGGCGAAGAAAACTGCCGAAGACGTGACCGAAGGCGCCAAGGCTTCCACCACCTCGCGGGTATCGGGCGTCAAGGACCGCGCACTGGGCAAGTGGAGCGAACTCGAGGAAGCCTTCGACAAGCGCCTGAACAGCGCCATCTCGCGCCTGGGCGTGCCGAGCCGCAACGAGATCAAGGCCCTGCACCAGCAGGTCGACAGCCTGACCAAGCAGATCGAGAAGCTGACCGGCGCCTCGGTGACGCCGATTTCGTCGCGTTCGGCTGCGGCCAAGCCGACGGGCGGCAAGGCTGCGGCCAAGCCACTGGCCAAGGCGGCGGCCAAGCCTGCGGCTAAAGCGGCTGCGGCCAAGCCTGTGGCGAAAAGCGCTGCGGCGAAGCCGGCTGCGAAGACGGCTGCGGCAAAACCTGCGGCGAAGACTGCAGCGGCGAAACCTGTGGCCAAGCCTGCTGCTGCCAAGCCAGCGGCTAAAGCGGCAGCCAAGCCGGCGGCCAAGCCAGCTGCGGCGAAGAAACCTGCGGTGAAAAAAGCGCCGGCCAAGCCAGTTGCGGCGAAACCGGCGGCACCTGCGGCCAGCGCCGCGCCGGTCGCCAGTGCGGCACCTGCGCCAAGCGCAGCGCCAGAAAGCGCTGCTACCCAGGCCTGA
- the phaC gene encoding class II poly(R)-hydroxyalkanoic acid synthase: protein MSNKNNDELQRQASANTLGLNPIIGIRRKDLLSSARTVLRQAVRQPLLSAKHVAHFGLELKNVLLGKSSLQPAGDDRRFSDPAWTNNPLYRRYLQTYLAWRKELHDWIGNSDLPPQDISRGQFVINLMTEAMAPTNTLSNPAAVKRFFETGGKSLLDGLSNLAKDLVNNGGMPSQVNMDAFEVGKNLGTSEGAVVYRNDVLELIQYRPITEQVHARPLLVVPPQINKFYVFDLSPEKSLTRFCLRSSQQTFMISWRNPTKAQREWGLSTYIDALKEAVDAVLAITGSNDLNILGACSGGITCTALVGHYAAIGENKVNALTLLVSVLDTTIDNEVALFVDEQTLEAAKRHSYQAGVLEGSDMAKVFAWMRPNDLIWNYWVNNYLLGNEPPVFDILFWNNDTTRLPAAFHGDLIEMFKSNPLTRANALEVCGTAIDLKQVQCDIYSVAGSNDHITPWPSCYRSAHLFGGKIEFVLSNSGHIQSILNPPGNPKARFMTGVDRPGDPLAWQENAVKHVDSWWLHWQTWLGERAGELKKAPTRLGNRAYTAAEAAPGTYVHER from the coding sequence ATGAGTAACAAGAACAACGATGAGTTGCAGCGGCAGGCCTCGGCGAACACCCTGGGGCTGAACCCGATCATCGGCATCCGCCGCAAGGACCTGCTGAGCTCGGCGCGTACCGTGCTGCGCCAGGCCGTGCGCCAGCCCCTGCTGAGCGCCAAGCACGTGGCGCATTTCGGCCTGGAGTTGAAGAACGTGCTGCTGGGCAAGTCCAGCCTGCAGCCTGCCGGCGACGACCGCCGCTTCAGCGACCCGGCCTGGACCAACAATCCCCTGTACCGCCGCTACCTGCAGACCTACCTGGCCTGGCGCAAGGAGCTGCACGACTGGATCGGCAACAGCGACCTGCCGCCCCAGGACATCAGCCGAGGCCAGTTCGTCATCAACCTGATGACCGAGGCCATGGCACCGACCAACACCCTGTCCAACCCCGCTGCGGTCAAGCGCTTCTTCGAGACCGGCGGCAAGAGCCTGCTCGATGGCCTGTCCAACCTGGCCAAGGACCTGGTCAACAACGGCGGCATGCCGAGCCAGGTGAACATGGATGCCTTCGAGGTCGGCAAGAACCTTGGCACCAGCGAAGGCGCCGTGGTGTACCGCAACGACGTGCTGGAGCTGATCCAGTACCGGCCGATCACCGAGCAGGTGCATGCGCGGCCGTTGCTGGTGGTGCCGCCGCAGATCAACAAGTTCTATGTCTTCGACCTGAGCCCGGAGAAGAGCCTCACGCGCTTCTGCCTGCGCTCCAGCCAGCAGACCTTCATGATCAGCTGGCGCAACCCGACCAAGGCCCAGCGCGAGTGGGGCCTGTCGACCTACATCGACGCGCTCAAGGAAGCGGTCGATGCGGTGCTGGCAATTACCGGCAGCAACGACCTGAACATCCTCGGCGCCTGCTCCGGCGGCATCACCTGCACCGCGCTGGTCGGCCACTACGCGGCTATCGGCGAGAACAAGGTCAATGCCCTGACCCTGCTGGTGAGCGTACTCGACACCACCATCGACAACGAAGTCGCGCTGTTCGTCGACGAGCAGACCCTGGAAGCGGCCAAGCGCCATTCCTACCAGGCCGGCGTGCTCGAAGGCAGCGACATGGCCAAGGTCTTCGCCTGGATGCGGCCCAACGACCTGATCTGGAACTACTGGGTGAACAACTACCTGCTGGGCAACGAGCCGCCGGTGTTCGATATTCTGTTCTGGAACAACGACACCACGCGCCTGCCCGCCGCGTTCCACGGCGACCTGATCGAGATGTTCAAGAGCAACCCGCTGACCCGCGCCAACGCGCTGGAAGTGTGCGGCACCGCGATCGACCTGAAGCAGGTGCAATGCGATATCTATAGCGTGGCCGGGAGCAACGACCATATCACTCCATGGCCATCGTGCTATCGCTCGGCGCACCTGTTCGGCGGCAAGATCGAGTTCGTGCTGTCCAACAGCGGGCACATCCAGAGCATCCTCAATCCACCGGGCAACCCCAAGGCTCGCTTCATGACCGGCGTCGACCGCCCAGGAGATCCGTTGGCCTGGCAGGAGAACGCGGTCAAGCACGTCGACTCCTGGTGGCTGCACTGGCAGACCTGGCTGGGCGAGCGCGCTGGCGAACTGAAAAAAGCCCCCACGCGCCTGGGTAACAGGGCCTATACCGCTGCCGAGGCAGCGCCAGGGACCTACGTCCACGAACGTTGA
- a CDS encoding gamma-butyrobetaine hydroxylase-like domain-containing protein: MARLPTAINLHKASKTLTLTYAPGEVYHLPAEFLRVHSPSAEVQGHGNPILQYGKLNVGLSGLEPAGQYALKLTFDDGHDSGLFTWEYLEQLCLRQEQLWADYLEELHKAGKARDPAESVVKLML; encoded by the coding sequence ATGGCCCGCCTGCCCACCGCCATCAACCTGCACAAAGCCTCGAAAACCCTCACCCTCACCTATGCCCCCGGCGAGGTCTACCACCTGCCCGCCGAATTCCTGCGCGTGCACTCTCCCTCCGCCGAGGTCCAGGGCCACGGCAATCCGATCCTGCAATACGGCAAGCTCAACGTCGGCCTCAGCGGCCTGGAGCCAGCCGGCCAGTACGCACTCAAGCTGACCTTCGACGATGGCCACGACAGCGGCCTGTTCACCTGGGAATATCTTGAGCAATTGTGCCTGCGCCAGGAGCAGCTCTGGGCCGACTACCTCGAAGAACTACACAAGGCCGGAAAGGCCCGCGACCCGGCGGAGTCAGTGGTCAAGCTGATGCTCTGA
- a CDS encoding phasin family protein — protein MANVNVKKKDDATGTLGEVRGYARKIWLAGIGAYARVGQEGSDYFKELVKAGEGVEKRGKKRVDKALGAANHQIDEATDEISRVPGRVELQLDKIERAFDARVGRALNRLGIPSKHDVEALSIKLEQLHELLERVAHKP, from the coding sequence ATGGCCAACGTGAACGTGAAGAAAAAGGACGACGCCACAGGCACCCTGGGCGAGGTGCGCGGCTACGCGCGCAAGATCTGGCTGGCGGGCATCGGCGCATACGCGCGGGTTGGCCAGGAAGGCTCCGATTACTTCAAGGAACTGGTCAAGGCCGGTGAAGGTGTCGAGAAGCGCGGCAAGAAACGCGTCGACAAGGCGCTCGGCGCGGCCAATCACCAGATCGACGAAGCCACCGATGAAATCAGCCGCGTGCCTGGCCGTGTGGAGCTGCAGCTCGACAAGATCGAGCGGGCGTTCGACGCACGGGTCGGTCGCGCCTTGAATCGCCTCGGCATTCCGTCTAAACATGACGTTGAGGCGTTGTCCATCAAGCTTGAACAGCTGCATGAGCTGCTCGAGCGCGTCGCGCACAAACCATAA
- the phaC gene encoding class II poly(R)-hydroxyalkanoic acid synthase, whose product MKDKPAKGTPTLPAIQMNVHNAMVGLRGRDLLSTLRHVGRHGLRNPLHTARHLLALGGQLGKVMLGDTPLQPNPRDARFSDPTWTQNPFYRRSLQAYLAWQRQTRLWIEESQLDADDRARVHFLFNLLNDALAPSNSLLNPLAVKELFNTGGQSLVRGVAQLIDDLRHNDGLPRQVDERAFEVGGNLAATPGAVVYRNELLELIQYLPMSEKQHARPLLVIPPQINKFYIFDLSSTNSFVQYMLKNGLQVFMVSWRNPEPRHREWGLSSYVEALEQALNACRSISGNRDPNLMGACAGGLTMAALQGHLQAKHQLRRVRSATYLVSLLDSQFESPASLFADEQTVEAAKRRSYQRGVLDGAEVARIFAWMRPNDLIWHYWVNNYLLGKTPPAFDILYWNADNTRLPAALHGDLLDFFKHNPLTHAAGLEVCGTPIDLGQVTLDSFTVAGSNDHITPWDAVYRSALLLGGERRFVLANSGHIQSIINPPGNPKAYYLDNAKLPSDPRAWFHDAVRREGSWWPLWLEWITARSGALKAPRTELGNAAYPTLGPAPGSYVRAR is encoded by the coding sequence ATGAAAGACAAACCGGCCAAAGGAACGCCAACGCTTCCCGCCATCCAGATGAACGTGCACAACGCCATGGTCGGCCTGCGCGGCCGTGACCTGCTGTCGACCTTGCGCCACGTGGGTCGCCACGGGCTGCGCAACCCGCTGCACACCGCGCGCCACCTGCTCGCCCTGGGTGGCCAGCTGGGCAAGGTGATGCTCGGTGACACACCGCTGCAGCCCAACCCTCGCGACGCCCGTTTCAGCGACCCGACCTGGACGCAGAACCCCTTCTACCGCCGCAGTCTGCAGGCCTACCTCGCCTGGCAGCGCCAGACCCGCCTGTGGATCGAGGAAAGCCAGCTCGACGCCGACGATCGAGCCCGGGTGCACTTTCTCTTCAACCTGCTCAACGACGCCCTGGCGCCCAGCAACTCGCTGCTCAATCCCCTGGCGGTCAAGGAACTGTTCAATACCGGCGGCCAGAGCCTGGTACGCGGCGTGGCCCAGTTGATCGACGACCTGCGCCACAACGACGGCCTGCCACGCCAGGTCGACGAGCGCGCCTTCGAGGTGGGCGGCAACCTCGCTGCCACGCCGGGGGCGGTGGTGTACCGCAACGAACTGCTCGAGCTGATCCAGTACCTGCCGATGAGCGAGAAGCAGCACGCCCGGCCGCTGCTGGTGATACCGCCGCAGATCAACAAGTTTTACATCTTCGACCTGAGCTCGACCAACAGCTTCGTCCAGTACATGCTCAAGAACGGCCTGCAGGTGTTCATGGTGAGCTGGCGCAACCCGGAGCCGCGCCACCGCGAATGGGGGCTGTCGAGCTACGTCGAGGCCCTCGAGCAGGCCCTCAACGCCTGCCGCAGCATCAGTGGCAACCGCGATCCCAACCTGATGGGCGCCTGCGCCGGTGGCCTGACCATGGCCGCGCTGCAGGGGCACCTGCAAGCCAAGCACCAGTTGCGCCGGGTACGCAGTGCCACCTACCTGGTCAGCTTGCTCGACAGCCAGTTCGAGAGCCCCGCCAGCCTGTTCGCCGACGAGCAGACCGTCGAGGCGGCCAAGCGCCGCTCCTACCAACGCGGGGTGCTCGATGGCGCCGAGGTGGCGCGGATCTTCGCCTGGATGCGGCCCAACGACCTGATCTGGCACTACTGGGTCAACAACTACCTGCTCGGCAAGACGCCGCCGGCCTTCGACATCCTCTACTGGAACGCCGACAACACCCGCCTGCCCGCTGCCCTGCATGGCGACCTGCTGGACTTCTTCAAGCACAACCCATTGACCCACGCCGCAGGCCTGGAAGTGTGCGGCACGCCCATCGACCTGGGCCAGGTCACCCTGGACAGCTTCACCGTGGCTGGCAGCAACGACCACATCACCCCGTGGGACGCGGTGTATCGCTCGGCCTTGTTGCTCGGCGGCGAACGGCGCTTCGTGCTGGCCAACAGCGGGCACATCCAGAGCATCATCAATCCGCCGGGCAACCCCAAGGCCTATTACCTCGACAACGCCAAACTGCCGAGCGATCCCCGCGCCTGGTTCCACGATGCCGTACGCCGCGAGGGCAGTTGGTGGCCACTGTGGCTGGAATGGATCACGGCACGCTCCGGCGCGCTCAAGGCGCCGCGCACCGAACTGGGCAACGCGGCCTACCCGACGCTAGGCCCGGCGCCTGGCAGCTACGTACGCGCGCGATGA
- the phaZ gene encoding poly(3-hydroxyalkanoate) depolymerase yields MPQPYVFRTVELDDQSIRTAVRPGKPHLTPLLIFNGIGANLELVFPFIEALDPDLEVIAFDVPGVGGSSTPRHPYRFPGLAKLTARMLDYLDYGQVDVVGVSWGGALAQQFAHDYPERCKKLVLAATAAGAFMVPGKPKVLWMMASPRRYVQPSHVIRIAPLIYGGAFRRDPDLALHHAAKVRSGGKMGYYWQLFAGLGWTSIHWLHKIHQPTLILAGDDDPLIPLINMRLLAWRIPNAQLHIIDDGHLFLITRAEAVAPIIMKFLQQERQRAVMHPRPASGG; encoded by the coding sequence ATGCCGCAACCCTATGTATTCAGGACCGTCGAGCTGGATGACCAATCCATTCGCACCGCTGTCCGCCCTGGCAAGCCACACCTGACGCCGCTGCTGATCTTCAACGGCATCGGCGCCAACCTGGAGTTGGTGTTCCCCTTCATCGAGGCGCTGGACCCGGACCTGGAGGTCATCGCCTTCGACGTGCCGGGCGTCGGCGGCTCATCCACCCCACGCCATCCCTATCGCTTTCCCGGCCTGGCCAAGCTCACCGCACGCATGCTCGACTACCTCGACTATGGCCAGGTCGATGTCGTGGGGGTGTCCTGGGGCGGAGCGCTGGCCCAGCAATTCGCCCACGACTATCCCGAACGCTGCAAGAAACTGGTGCTGGCAGCCACCGCTGCCGGTGCGTTCATGGTGCCGGGCAAGCCCAAGGTGCTGTGGATGATGGCCAGCCCGCGGCGCTACGTTCAGCCCTCCCATGTGATCCGCATCGCGCCGCTGATCTACGGCGGCGCCTTTCGACGCGACCCGGACCTGGCCCTGCACCATGCGGCCAAGGTCCGCTCGGGCGGCAAGATGGGCTACTACTGGCAGCTGTTCGCAGGCCTGGGCTGGACCAGCATCCACTGGCTGCACAAGATCCATCAGCCAACCCTGATACTCGCTGGCGACGACGACCCGCTGATCCCACTGATCAACATGCGCCTGCTGGCCTGGCGAATTCCCAATGCCCAGCTACATATTATCGACGACGGCCATTTGTTCCTGATCACCCGCGCCGAGGCCGTCGCACCGATCATCATGAAGTTCCTCCAGCAAGAACGTCAGCGCGCGGTGATGCACCCGCGCCCTGCTTCCGGTGGGTAG
- the ubiE gene encoding bifunctional demethylmenaquinone methyltransferase/2-methoxy-6-polyprenyl-1,4-benzoquinol methylase UbiE — protein sequence MNDQRKGEHAEPTTHFGYQDVPESQKAKKVAEVFHSVAAKYDLMNDVLSGGMHRLWKRFTIELSGVRSGSRVLDIAGGTGDLAAKFSRLVGPTGQVVLADINDSMLKVGRDRLLDRGVAGNIEFVQADAEKLPFPDNHFDCVTIAFGLRNVTHKDQAIRSMLRVLKPGGRLLVLEFSKPTNKLMAKAYDAYSFAFMPLAGKLITNDSESYRYLAESIRMHPDQETLKAMMVDAGFDRVTYHNMTSGIVAVHRGIKP from the coding sequence ATGAACGACCAGCGCAAAGGCGAACACGCCGAACCCACCACCCATTTCGGCTACCAGGACGTGCCGGAAAGCCAGAAGGCGAAGAAAGTCGCCGAGGTTTTCCACTCCGTGGCCGCCAAGTACGACCTCATGAACGATGTGCTGTCCGGCGGCATGCACCGCCTGTGGAAGCGCTTCACCATCGAGCTGTCGGGCGTGCGCAGCGGTAGCCGCGTACTGGACATCGCCGGCGGCACCGGCGACCTGGCGGCCAAGTTCTCGCGCCTGGTCGGCCCTACCGGGCAAGTCGTGCTCGCCGACATCAACGACTCGATGCTCAAGGTCGGCCGTGACCGCCTGCTCGACCGCGGCGTGGCCGGCAACATCGAATTCGTCCAGGCCGACGCCGAGAAGCTGCCGTTCCCGGACAACCACTTCGACTGCGTGACCATCGCCTTCGGCCTGCGCAACGTCACCCACAAGGACCAAGCCATCCGCTCGATGCTGCGGGTGCTCAAGCCGGGCGGTCGCCTGCTGGTGCTGGAGTTCTCCAAGCCGACCAACAAGCTGATGGCCAAGGCCTACGACGCCTATTCGTTCGCCTTCATGCCGCTGGCCGGCAAGCTGATCACCAACGACTCGGAAAGCTACCGTTACCTGGCCGAGTCGATCCGCATGCACCCCGACCAGGAAACCCTAAAGGCCATGATGGTCGACGCCGGCTTCGACCGCGTGACCTACCACAACATGACCAGCGGCATCGTCGCCGTGCACCGGGGAATCAAACCCTGA
- a CDS encoding TetR/AcrR family transcriptional regulator has translation MKTRDRILDCALQLFNQQGEPNISTLEIANELGISPGNLYYHFHGKEPLVLGLFERFEEALLPLLDPPLEVRLDAEDYWLLLHLIVERMAQYRFLFQDLSNLTGRLPKLARGMRNLINALKRTLAALLASLKGQGQVVSETQALGQLVEQISLTLLFSLDYQRVLGREGDVGIVVYQVMMLVAPHLQAPAREAAEQLAQRYLEG, from the coding sequence ATGAAGACCCGCGACCGAATCCTCGACTGCGCCCTGCAGCTGTTCAACCAGCAGGGCGAACCCAACATCTCGACCCTGGAGATCGCCAACGAGCTGGGCATCAGCCCCGGCAACCTGTACTACCACTTCCACGGCAAAGAGCCGCTGGTGCTGGGCCTGTTCGAGCGCTTCGAGGAGGCGCTGCTACCCCTGCTCGATCCGCCGCTGGAGGTGCGCCTGGATGCCGAGGATTACTGGCTGCTCCTGCACCTGATCGTCGAGCGCATGGCGCAGTACCGGTTTCTCTTCCAGGACCTGTCCAACCTGACCGGGCGCCTGCCCAAGCTGGCGCGGGGCATGCGCAACCTGATCAACGCCCTCAAGCGTACGCTCGCGGCGCTGCTGGCCAGCCTCAAGGGCCAGGGGCAGGTGGTCAGCGAGACCCAGGCGTTGGGGCAGTTGGTGGAACAGATCAGCCTGACGCTGCTGTTCTCACTGGACTACCAGCGCGTGCTGGGGCGTGAGGGAGATGTGGGGATCGTGGTGTACCAGGTGATGATGCTGGTGGCGCCGCATCTGCAGGCACCGGCGCGGGAGGCGGCGGAGCAGTTGGCGCAGCGGTATCTGGAGGGGTAG